In one Ornithorhynchus anatinus isolate Pmale09 chromosome 19, mOrnAna1.pri.v4, whole genome shotgun sequence genomic region, the following are encoded:
- the PTCRA gene encoding pre T-cell antigen receptor alpha produces the protein MTLPWLLPLLLVSGSPALRLQPGVSAVPFPTLAPPLTMLVNGQWQTLVVCLVSDVSPDAVLPIWFSTANGSALDSFSYGSIQAPDGTWSALARLSLPTKDLATWEALMCHATPTRGTQSWSTQPLRLPAQPRGQACSKEDHSGPQSRSRALFLGTIRLLFFKLLLFDVLMTCVHLWAGGSVDTSGTEPSRLSLV, from the exons ATGACTCTGCCCTGGTTGCTGCCGCTGCTCCTGGTCTCGGGTTCTCCCGCCCTCCGGCTTCAGCCCG gTGTGTCTGctgtccctttccccaccctggctcctcctctgaccaTGCTGGTGAATGGACAATGGCAGACGCTAGTAGTATGCCTGGTCTCAGACGTCTCGCCGGATGCCGTTCTGCCCATCTGGTTCTCGACGGCCAACGGCAGCGCCCTGGACTCCTTCTCCTACGGCTCCATCCAGGCCCCCGATGGCACCTGGAGCGCCCTGGCTCGGCTCTCGTTGCCCACCAAGGATCTCGCCACCTGGGAGGCACTCATGTGCCACGCCACGCCCACCCGCGGTACCCAGAGCTGGAGCACCCAGCCCCTAAGGCTGCCAG CTCAGCCCAGGGGACAAGCGTGCTCAAAGGAGGACCACAGCG GGCCTCAGAGCCGCTCCCGGGCTCTGTTCCTGGGGACCATCCGACTCCTTTTCTTCAAGCTGCTCCTGTTTGATGTGCTCATGACCTGCGTTCACCTGTGGGCTGGGGGGTCTGTGGACACCTCTGGGACCGAACCATCCAGGCTGAGCCTTGTCTGA
- the CNPY3 gene encoding protein canopy homolog 3 translates to MEPLFPPRLHHLPFVLLLMLGPGPAPAEETDWVRLPSKCEVCKYVAVELKSAFEETGKTKEVIDTGYGILDRKASGVKYTKSDLRLIEVTETICKRLLDYSLHKERTGSNRFAKGMSETFETLHNLVHKGVKVVMDIPYELWNETSAEVADLKKQCDVLVEEFEEVIEDWYRHHQEEDLTLFLCANHVLKGKDTSCLAEKWSSKKGDTAALGGKKAKKKGGKGKTSGGRSQKLRKEPGGGPGPETARSEEDEGVQKATPLSHSPMDEL, encoded by the exons ATGGAGCCGCTCTTCCCGCCTCGTCTCCATCATCTCCCCTTcgtgctgctgctgatgctgggcccgggccccgcccccgccgaggaGACCGACTGGGTCCGCCTGCCCAGCAAGTGCGAGG TGTGTAAGTACGTGGCTGTGGAGCTGAAGTCGGCCTTCGAAGAAACCGGGAAGACCAAGGAAGTGATTGACACGGGCTATGGTATCCTGGATCGAAAGGCCTCCGGGGTTAAATACACCAAATC GGACCTCCGGTTAATTGAGGTTACCGAAACCATCTGTAAGAGGCTACTGGACTACAGCCTGCACAAAGAAAGGACTGGCAGCAACAGGTTTGCCAAG GGCATGTCCGAGACGTTTGAGACGCTCCACAACCTGGTGCACAAGGGGGTGAAGGTGGTGATGGACATCCCTTACGAGCTGTGGAATGAGACCTCTGCCGAGGTGGCCGACCTCAAGAAACAG tGTGACGTACTGGTGGAAGAGTTTGAAGAGGTGATTGAGGATTGGTACCGGCACCACCAGGAGGAGGATCTCACCCTGTTCCTCTGTGCCAACCACGTGCTGAAGGGGAAGGACACAA GTTGCCTGGCCGAGAAGTGGTCCAGCAAGAAAGGGGATACGGCAGCCTTGGGGGGGAAGAAGGCCAAGAAAAAGGGCGGCAAGGGAAAGACGTCGGGCGGGAGGAGCCAGAAGCTGAGGAAGGAGCCTGGGGGTGGCCCCGGCCCAGAGACTGCCCGGTCAGAGGAAGACGAGGGGGTCCAGAAGGCCACCCCGCTCTCACACAGCCCCATGGATGAACTGTAG